A single window of Nicotiana tomentosiformis chromosome 1, ASM39032v3, whole genome shotgun sequence DNA harbors:
- the LOC104114611 gene encoding FT-interacting protein 1 — translation MKLIVEVIDAHDLMPKDGEGSVSPFVEVDFENQLSKTRTVPKNLNPTWNHKLLFNLDDIRNYQYKYIEVSVYHERRPIPGRNFLGRVRIPCSNIVKKGEEVYQRFQLEKKWFSSFVKGEVGLKIYTSSESDPNSHPQKSSSPSNIPSTENPEYLDNPPASLLVSEVASLDTAKASSSPKLENGNTAISSSFTAVEKPAHLTQSEQGKESFKHIEERSQFIFKHQAMQQPVIQIRKRPGVQPATQHQVDHHPRAIHNHPSVQPTMQRQVDHPPAVHSHPSVQPTMQHQVDHPEDEYELKDTNPQLGEQWPRGGGYGGGRGWMNNDRYASTYDLVEQMFYLYVRVVKSKDLQQSVLTGSCDPYVEVKLGNYKGRTKHFEKKMNPEWNQVFAFSKDRIQSSVVEVYVKDKDMMGRDDYLGRVVFDLNEVPTRVPPDSPLAPQWYRLEDRRGEGKVRGEIMLAIWMGTQADEAFSDAWHADAAFVHGEGVMSVRSKVYVSPKLWYLRVNVIEAQDIIPNDQSRLPEVFVKAQVGNQVLKTDICPARTANPMWNEDLVFVAAEPFEEHLVLSIEDRVHPMKDEVLGRISFPLNTFEKRLDHRPVHSRWFNLDKFGFGALEVDRRKELKFSSRVHLRVCLEGGYHVLDESTMYISDQRPTARQLWKPPVGVLEIGILGAEGLLPMKMKDGRGSTDAYCVAKYGQKWVRTRTILDTFSPKWNEQYTWEVYDPCTVITLGVFDNCHLGVEKPGTGATRDSRIGKVRIRLSTLESHRIYTHSYPLLVLHPSGVKKMGELQLAVRFTSLSLANMIHTYGHPLLPKMHYLHPFTVNQVDNLRYQAMNIVAIRLARAEPPLRKEVVEYMLDVDSHMWSMRRSKANFFRIMSLLSGIISINRWFGDVCHWKNPVTSVLVHILFLILIWYPELILPTLFLYMFLIGLWNYRFRPRHPPHMDTKLSWAETVHPDELDEEFDTFPTSRPPDIARMRYDRLRSVAGRVQTVVGDIATQGERLQGVLSWRDPRATSLFIMFSLFAAVMLYATPFRVVTLVAGLYMLRHPRFRSKMPSVPGNFYKRLPARTDSML, via the coding sequence ATGAAGCTCATAGTAGAAGTAATAGATGCTCATGATCTTATGCCCAAAGATGGTGAAGGATCAGTCAGTCCATTTGTAGAAGTTGATTTTGAAAATCAACTTAGCAAAACTAGAACAGTCCCAAAGAATCTCAACCCCACTTGGAACCATAAACTCCTCTTTAATCTTGATGATATAAGAAATTACCAATACAAATACATTGAAGTTTCAGTGTATCATGAGAGAAGGCCTATACCAGGGAGAAACTTTCTTGGAAGGGTGAGAATTCCTTGCTCAAATATAGTCAAGAAAGGAGAAGAAGTTTATCAAAGATTCCAACTTGAAAAGAAATGGTTTTCCTCATTTGTTAAAGGAGAAGTTGGCCTCAAAATATATACTTCATCAGAATCTGATCCAAATTCACATCCTCAAAAATCTTCTAGTCCTTCAAATATTCCTTCCACAGAAAATCCAGAATATTTAGATAATCCACCAGCTTCTCTTCTTGTCTCTGAAGTTGCTAGTCTTGATACTGCTAAAGCTAGTAGTAGTCCAAAACTAGAAAATGGAAACACTGCGATTTCTTCTAGCTTTACTGCAGTAGAAAAACCTGCTCATCTTACTCAAAGTGAGCAGGGAAAGGAATCCTTTAAGCATATTGAGGAAAGATCTCAGTTTATTTTCAAGCATCAAGCTATGCAGCAGCCAGTCATACAAATAAGGAAGAGACCAGGTGTCCAACCGGCAACGCAGCATCAAGTAGACCATCACCCCCGAGCTATTCATAACCACCCAAGTGTCCAACCGACAATGCAGCGTCAAGTAGACCACCCTCCAGCTGTTCATAGCCACCCAAGTGTCCAACCGACAATGCAGCATCAAGTAGATCACCCTGAGGATGAGTATGAGCTGAAGGACACAAATCCTCAGCTCGGTGAGCAGTGGCCACGTGGCggaggatatggaggaggaagAGGATGGATGAATAATGATAGATATGCAAGCACATATGACCTTGTGGAGCAGATGTTTTATCTATATGTTCGAGTTGTTAAGTCGAAAGATCTTCAACAAAGTGTCCTCACTGGTAGTTGTGATCCATATGTGGAAGTGAAGCTGGGGAATTACAAAGGAAGGACAAAGCATTTTGAGAAGAAAATGAATCCTGAGTGGAACCAGGTATTTGCTTTCTCTAAAGATCGAATTCAGTCTTCAGTTGTTGAAGTATATGTGAAGGATAAAGATATGATGGGAAGAGATGATTATCTTGGAAGGGTGGTTTTTGACTTGAATGAGGTCCCAACAAGAGTTCCTCCTGATAGTCCCCTGGCTCCTCAATGGTACAGACTGGAGGATCGCCGAGGAGAAGGGAAAGTAAGAGGGGAGATCATGCTTGCTATTTGGATGGGAACACAAGCAGATGAAGCATTTTCAGATGCCTGGCATGCAGATGCTGCCTTTGTTCATGGAGAGGGGGTTATGAGCGTAAGGTCTAAAGTTTATGTCTCTCCAAAACTTTGGTACCTGAGAGTAAATGTTATTGAAGCTCAGGACATCATCCCGAATGACCAGAGCCGCCTCCCTGAAGTTTTTGTGAAAGCTCAGGTGGGAAATCAGGTTCTCAAGACCGATATATGCCCTGCTCGAACAGCAAATCCAATGTGGAATGAAGATTTGGTTTTTGTAGCCGCTGAGCCTTTTGAGGAGCATCTAGTCCTCAGCATTGAGGACCGTGTTCACCCTATGAAAGATGAGGTTCTTGGGAGGATAAGTTTCCCACTCAACACATTCGAGAAGAGGCTTGACCATCGGCCTGTCCATTCTCGCTGGTTCAACCTTGACAAGTTTGGTTTTGGTGCCTTGGAAGTTGACAGGAGGAAAGAACTCAAGTTTTCAAGCAGAGTTCACCTCAGAGTATGCCTTGAAGGTGGATATCATGTGCTGGATGAATCAACCATGTACATAAGCGATCAAAGGCCAACAGCACGACAGCTATGGAAGCCACCTGTGGGAGTACTGGAAATTGGAATATTAGGTGCAGAAGGGCTTCTTCCAATGAAGATGAAGGATGGCAGAGGAAGCACAGATGCCTATTGTGTGGCTAAATATGGTCAGAAATGGGTAAGGACGAGAACCATTCTTGACACTTTCAGCCCCAAATGGAATGAGCAATACACTTGGGAAGTTTATGATCCTTGCACAGTTATCACATTGGGAGTCTTTGATAACTGCCACTTGGGAGTTGAGAAGCCAGGAACTGGAGCAACACGAGACTCGCGAATTGGAAAGGTGCGTATAAGATTATCAACGTTGGAATCTCATCGAATATACACTCATTCGTATCCCCTTCTTGTTCTGCACCCATCAGGGGTTAAGAAAATGGGGGAACTCCAATTGGCAGTAAGATTCACAAGTCTCTCTTTAGCCAACATGATACATACTTATGGCCACCCTTTGCTTCCCAAAATGCATTACCTTCATCCTTTTACTGTCAACCAAGTAGATAACTTGAGATACCAAGCCATGAACATTGTTGCTATTAGGCTTGCTAGAGCTGAACCACCACTCAGGAAAGAAGTTGTAGAGTACATGTTAGATGTGGATTCTCACATGTGGAGTATGAGAAGAAGCAAGGCTAATTTCTTTAGGATCATGTCACTCCTTTCGGGCATAATCTCCATTAATCGATGGTTTGGTGATGTTTGTCACTGGAAAAATCCAGTCACCTCAGTCTTGGTTCACATCCTCTTCCTTATACTGATCTGGTATCCAGAGTTGATTCTTCCTACTCTGTTTCTCTACATGTTCCTCATTGGACTATGGAACTACCGTTTCCGGCCAAGGCACCCTCCTCACATGGACACTAAGCTTTCATGGGCAGAAACAGTGCACCCTGATGAGCTTGATGAAGAATTCGACACGTTTCCAACGTCTAGGCCCCCGGACATTGCTCGAATGAGGTATGATAGGCTGAGAAGTGTGGCCGGGAGGGTTCAGACCGTGGTCGGGGACATAGCAACACAAGGAGAGAGGCTGCAGGGGGTGCTAAGCTGGAGAGATCCAAGAGCAACCAGTTTGTTTATCATGTTCAGTCTTTTTGCAGCAGTTATGCTTTATGCGACTCCCTTTAGAGTGGTGACTTTAGTTGCTGGATTATATATGCTAAGGCATCCCAGGTTCAGAAGCAAGATGCCCTCTGTTCCCGGCAACTTCTACAAGAGATTACCAGCTAGAACAGATAGCATGCTATGA